The proteins below are encoded in one region of Brachyspira intermedia PWS/A:
- a CDS encoding ExeA family protein, which produces MAINIKAFRKFGFKHDPFFGDIEKMEDVYLNGDMRFMTEFICQTAKQGGMVALIGESGSGKTTLRRYAIDTMEKENQRVKIIQCKIIDKTRLSVGAICDSIILDVSSESPKKSLEAKARQVERILTNSSRMGFAHVLIIEEAHDLSIATLKYLKRFWELEDGLKKLLSILLIGQTELAGKLDESKNYEAREIIRRMELLKIEPLSDPKDIKTYLQLKFAKAGVNIDDIITDKGIEAISSKLSSKLLKGTTISKAYPLSINNLMRRAINKAYDLKINKIDEHLIMSL; this is translated from the coding sequence ATGGCAATAAATATAAAAGCATTTAGAAAGTTTGGATTTAAGCATGATCCTTTCTTTGGTGATATAGAAAAAATGGAAGATGTATATTTAAACGGTGATATGCGTTTTATGACAGAGTTTATATGTCAGACAGCAAAGCAAGGAGGAATGGTAGCTTTAATTGGAGAAAGCGGAAGCGGTAAAACTACTTTAAGAAGATATGCTATTGACACTATGGAAAAAGAAAATCAAAGAGTAAAAATAATACAATGTAAGATTATAGATAAAACCAGACTTTCCGTAGGAGCTATATGCGATTCTATAATATTAGATGTTTCTTCAGAATCTCCAAAAAAGAGTTTAGAAGCTAAAGCAAGGCAGGTTGAAAGAATATTAACTAATTCATCAAGAATGGGATTTGCTCATGTACTCATAATAGAAGAAGCACATGATTTAAGTATAGCAACACTCAAATATCTAAAAAGATTTTGGGAGCTTGAGGACGGATTGAAAAAATTACTTTCAATACTTTTAATAGGACAGACAGAACTAGCAGGCAAATTAGATGAAAGTAAAAATTATGAAGCTAGAGAAATTATAAGAAGAATGGAATTATTAAAAATAGAACCTTTATCTGATCCTAAAGATATAAAAACATATTTACAATTAAAGTTTGCCAAAGCTGGAGTGAATATTGATGATATTATTACAGACAAAGGTATAGAGGCAATATCTTCAAAACTTTCAAGTAAATTATTAAAAGGTACAACAATAAGTAAAGCCTATCCTTTAAGTATAAATAATTTAATGAGAAGAGCAATAAATAAGGCTTATGATTTAAAAATAAATAAAATTGATGAACATTTAATAATGAGTTTATAA
- a CDS encoding phage protease → MKETVNAFELDYNKTIPKEIELIPSEEIFTGFDGRVFKARDKQAIISKTNSKLKYVVIDENHRIDYTAGTGQSTEAMGWMHDFFVKEDNSVWALVEWTESGSAKIKSKEYKYISPVYEVDKSGNIISILRAAITNNPNLRLTALNNKQNEFAESQLLGENSNKGDNMSKEINNALGINESASDSEAVNAINKTKNEIESLKLELNNERENKKSLIEKNTNLEKALNEVNKEFAELKKVNLEKDAQAAVEKAINDGKIAPSTKDVYLSLCMEDGGIEKFNKIMENTPKAGLFGETNIPNKTDNVSLNEADEEVARAMGYTKEEMLEMKKNEK, encoded by the coding sequence ATGAAAGAAACTGTAAATGCTTTTGAACTAGATTATAATAAAACTATTCCCAAAGAAATAGAATTAATACCAAGCGAAGAAATTTTTACTGGGTTTGATGGAAGAGTTTTTAAAGCAAGAGACAAACAAGCTATTATCAGTAAAACTAATTCAAAATTAAAATATGTAGTTATAGATGAAAATCATAGAATAGATTATACAGCAGGTACGGGACAAAGTACAGAAGCTATGGGCTGGATGCATGATTTTTTTGTTAAAGAAGATAATTCAGTTTGGGCTTTGGTTGAATGGACAGAATCAGGATCTGCTAAAATAAAAAGTAAAGAATATAAATATATAAGCCCTGTTTATGAAGTAGATAAAAGCGGAAATATAATATCAATATTAAGGGCAGCAATAACAAATAACCCTAATTTGAGATTAACTGCTTTAAATAATAAACAAAATGAGTTTGCTGAAAGTCAATTACTTGGTGAAAATAGTAATAAAGGAGATAATATGAGTAAAGAAATTAATAATGCATTAGGTATAAATGAAAGTGCTTCAGATTCTGAAGCTGTTAATGCCATAAACAAAACAAAAAATGAGATAGAAAGTTTAAAATTAGAATTAAATAATGAAAGAGAAAATAAAAAATCTTTAATTGAAAAAAATACTAATTTAGAAAAAGCATTAAATGAAGTAAATAAAGAATTTGCGGAATTAAAAAAAGTAAATCTTGAAAAAGATGCTCAAGCCGCTGTAGAAAAAGCTATAAATGATGGAAAGATAGCCCCTTCTACAAAAGATGTATATTTATCTTTATGTATGGAAGATGGAGGAATAGAAAAGTTCAATAAAATTATGGAGAACACTCCAAAAGCAGGACTTTTTGGAGAAACAAATATCCCAAATAAAACAGATAATGTTTCATTGAATGAAGCAGATGAAGAAGTAGCTAGAGCTATGGGATATACTAAAGAAGAAATGTTAGAAATGAAAAAAAATGAAAAATAA